The DNA region GCTCGAGCTCGGTGGGAAGTCTCCGCGCATCATCTTTCCGGACGCCGACCTGCAGGGTGCCGTGGTCGAGTCGATCGGCAACCTCGCCGTGCTGTCCGGCCAGGGCTGCATCTACGGCATGCGCGTCCTGGCACACGTGGACGTCTACGACCAGGTCGTGGGCATGGTGCAGGCCTTCTCCGGCCACATCGCCCTGGGGGACCCGTTCGCCCCGACCACGCAGATGGGGCCGGTGATCAACACGGCCGCACGCGACCGGATCCTGGGGATGGTCGAGCGGGCGCAGGCCGAGGGCGCGCGGCTCGTGGCGGGCGGTACGCCCGGGGAGGGTGACCTCGCCCGGGGGTCGTTCGTCGCACCGACGGTCTTCGCCGACGTCGCCCCCGGTAGCGAGCTGGCTCGCGAGGAGGTGTTCGGCCCGGTCATCGCGATCACTCCGTTCTCCGACGAGGAGGAGGCGGTTCGGCTGGCCAACGACACGGACTTCGGGCTCGCCGCGTACATCTGGACCAACGACCTGCGCCGTGCCCATGTGGTCGCGGACCGCCTTGAGGCCGGGAACGTATGGATCAACGGGTTCCTCGGAATCCCGGCGGGCGCGCCGTTCGGTGGTCACAAGCAGAGCGGCTACGGCCGGCTCGGCGGCCGTGAAGGCGTCCGAGAGTTCACACGCACGAAGAACGTGTACACGCCCTTCGATCCCCTCCCGTCCCTGTGAGCAGCGCGATGAACGAGCAGCAGACCGTAACTGTCACGGTGGACGCCGAGCTCTGCCTCGGATCCAGGACCTGCCAGCACATGGCACCGCACCTGTTTCGCGTCGACGGCGAGGTCTCCGCGCCGATCCGCAGCGAGCTCGTCGAGCAGAGCGACATCGACCGGGCCCGCGACACCGCGCACGCCTGCCCCTTCGGCGCGATCCTGATGTCCGATGACCACTGAGCTCGTCGCTGCGACGTCGGCGAACGCCGAGGTGGACACCCTCCTGCTGACCGAGGAGCAGTCCTACCTGGCGACCACGATCCGGGAGCTCCTGGCGGAGCGGTCGCCGGAGACCCGCGTCCGCGACGTCATGGATTCCTCCGAAGGCATCGACCGACCCCTGTGGCGGACGATGGCGCAGGAACTCGGTGTCGCCGGGCTGTCCGTGCCGGAGGAGTTCGGTGGTGGGGGTGCTTCGTTCGTCGAGGTCGCCGTTCTCTGCGAAGAGCTCGGCCGATCGCTCGCGGCGGTTCCGCTGTTGTCGACTGCAGTGCTCGCGCAGACGCTGCTGCTCGACTCCGCGGACGAGCAGGCCCAGGCCCGGTGGCTGCCGGACCTCTGCTCCGGCGCAAGCATCGCCGGCGTCGCGTTGACCGAGCCGGACGGCGCGTGGCACGCGGCCGACTCGACGACTCAGGCCGTGCTCAGCGGCGGTCGATGGACCCTCAGCGGCCGCAAGACGTACGTGGTCGACGGTGCTGCCGCCGATGTCGTCTTCGTCGTCGCGCGTACGGGCGACGGCCTGGCCACGTTCGCGGTGCCGGGCGACGCGCCGGGGCTGACGCGCACGGCGCTGCCCACGATGGACCAGACCCGGCGCCTCGCGGACCTCACCTTCGACAGTGTCCCGGCGGAACTGGTCGGGGAGCCGGGGGCGCAGGAGCGGGTCGCCAAGCTGGTGGACGTCGCGGCGGTCGCGTTGGCGGCGGAGAGCGTCGGCGGGGCCGACCGTGTGCTGGAGATGGCGGTGGAGTACGCGAAGGTCCGCGTGCAGTTCGGTCGCCCGATCGGCAGCTTCCAGGCGATCAAGCACAAGTGCGCCGACATGCTGCTGCAGGTCGAGACGGCGCGCTCGGCGGTGGCCTATGCCCGCAAGTGCGTCGAGGCGGACGAGCGCGATCGTGCCCTGGCCGCCTCGACGGCCAAGTCGCGGGCATGTGACGCGTTTGCGTTCTGTGCGGCGGAGAACATCCAGGTCCACGGTGGAATCGGCTTCACCTGGGAGCACCCCGCTCACCTGTACTTCAAGCGGGCCCGATCCAGTTCCGTGCTGTTCGGCGACTCGTACCAGCACCGTGAGCGCATCGGCGATCTCCTCAATCTCTGACGGCAACGACGAAGAACATCAGGAGACCGACGTGGGGATTCTCGACGGCAAGGTCGCGTTCATCACCGGCGCGGCCCGTGGCCAGGGTCGTCGGCACGCGATTCGCATGGCGGCCGAGGGTGCGGACATCCTCGCCGTGGACCTGTGCGAGCAGTACGACACCGTCCCGTACGCGATGTCCACCGACGCCGACCTTGCGGAGACCGTCCGGGAGGTGGAGGGGCTCGACCGCCGGATCGTGGCCGTCAAGGCAGATGTCCGTGACCGGTCGGCCCTCGCCGCGGCCGCCGAGAAGGGGCTGGCCGAGCTGGGCCGCCTCGACATCGTCGTCGCGAACGCCGCCATCGCTCCGTTGGAGCTGGCGCCGGCGTCACCGACCCGTTCGTGGCAGGACATCATCGACACGAACCTGACCGGCGTCTTCCACACGGTCGAGGTCAGCCTGCCCGCGATGATCTCCGGCGGTAACGGCGGCGCCATCGTGCTGATCAACTCCACCGCCGGGTTGAAGGGCACCCTGGCGATGAAGACCGTCGGTGGCTACGCGTACTCCGCGTCCAAGCACGCGATGGTCGGCCTGATGCGCGCCTACGCCACCGAGTTGGCGCAGCACTCGATTCGCGTCAATACCGTCCACCCGGCGGGTGTGGACACGCCCATGGTCGTCAACCCGGCTATGGCGGAACTGATGGCCAACCGCGACCTGTCGGCGTGGACCAACCTGCTTCCGGTCGGGCGGATGAGCCCCGATGACATCAGCAGTGCCGTCCTCTGGCTCGTGTCGGACGCCGCCCGGTACGTAACCGGGGTCACCTTGCCGGTGGATGCCGGCTTCACCACCAAGTGATGCAACGCCCCCTGAGAGGAACCCGATGAGCGAGCCCGCAGCGTCCGCCAGCGAACCCACGTACCCGGTTGTCGATTTCGCGCCGCTGGACCCGCGGGTGCACGACGACTACTGGAACGTGCTGACCGAGGTTCGGGAGAAGTGCCCAGTCGGTTGGTCGACGTCGCAGTGGAGCATGACCGAGTCGGGTCAGTGGATCATCAACACCCACCGGGACGTGATGGCCGCGGCGACGGACTGGCAGACCTTCAGCAGCGCCGACGGTGTGTCCTCGGTTCAGTTGCCGCTCGACATTCTTCGCCTGATCCCTGTCGAGACCGACCCGCCCACCCACCGCGAGATCCGGAAGGCCCTTAATCCGTTCTTCACCCCGTACGCGTTGGAGGAGAAGGTCGGGGAGATCAACGAGGTCGTGGCGGGCCTGCTGGAGGGCTGTCTGGCCCAGGAGGGCCCAGTGGACTTCGTGTCGTCGTTCACCGCGAAGCTGCCGCCGGTGGTGTTCCTCGGTCCAGGGTTCCTGGACTCGACGGAGGAGCAGGGGCGCCAGCTGTTGGAACTGGTCGACATCATGCTCACCAAGCCCGAACTGACGATGGAGGCGGCGCCCAAGCTGCTGGCGTGGTGCGGGGAGCTGCTGGAGAGCCGTCGTGCCGCCGGACGTAAGGAGGACCTCGCCGGCGTCATCGCTCACATGGGGTTCGGTGAGGGCGGCCTGCACATGGACGAGAAGCAGCGCATCGAGACCATCAACCTCGCTGTCATGGCGGGCATGGAGACGACCATGGGCGGCCTCGGAGCGACCGCGTGGCTCCTGGGAACCCGTCCGGAACTCCGCGCCCGCCTGCGCGACGCCGACGAGCGCACCATCGACCGCGCCATCGAGGAGTTCCTGCGCTTCGCGACGCCCGTTTCGCAGCTGTCGCGAACGGCGACCAAGGACGTCGAGATGGGTGGATGCCCGATCCAGAAGGGCGACCGCGTGATGCTGAACTGGGCTGCGGCCAACCTGGACCCGGCGCAATTCCCGGATCCGCTCACGATCGACATCGACCGACCGAACGTGGCGTCCCACGTAGCGTTCGGAAGCGGTATTCACCGCTGCCTCGGCGCGCACCTCGCTCGCCGGGAGATCAAGGCGATGGTTCGGGCAATCTGTGCTCTGTCACGCTTCGAGGTCGTTCCCGACGCCGAGATCAAGTGGCGCGCGTCGATGGCCCGCGGGCCAGTGGCTGTCCCCGTCCTGCTTGCTCGCTAAGGCTCTCAGAGACGGCGGGTCAATGACTTGACCCGCCGTCTTGGCGTCGCGATACTGGACAAAAGGACAAGAATTGTCAGAACGTCACCACCGGAGCTCTCCATGACCGTGCACGCGCCGTCGCCCGTCGACGCGGGAATCGACGACGCCGCCGTGCGGGCCGCCGTGGCGGAGGCCAACGTCCCCACGTTGCTGATGGTGCTCGTCCACCTGACCGGAGACCTGGCCTGGCTGGAACCGCCGTACCAGCCCACGCGGACCAAGGGCATGGCGGACCACGACGACGGGGGACTTCCGTCCGAGGTGCAGGTCACCGTTCGCAGTGCGGCTGCCGAGGCGATCGTGGCCTGGCGTCGCGGTCGTCCGATGGCCCTCCCGAACCCGGACCCTGAGCTCCTGGTCCGCATGCTGGGCGTCAGCATGGGTGAGCAGGTCCCGTCCGAGTACGGCGAGGTCCTCCTGGAGGAACTCTCTGCCGGAATCGGAACGTCCCCGCCGCCGAGCCGGGTGCAGGTACCGACCGGCTTCTCCGCGGTCATCATCGGAGCAGGCATCTCCGGGGTCGCCGCCGCGGTAAAGCTGCAGGAGCTCGGCATCCCGTTCGTCGTGCTCGAGCGTGCGCCGGCGCCCGGCGGTGTCTGGCGCGACAACCGGTACCCCGGAGCAGGTGTCGACACTCCGAGTCACCTGTACTCGTACTCCTTCGCGACGAAGGACTGGACTCAGTACTTCGCGATGCGGGACGAGATCGTCGAGTACGTCGAGAGCGTCGTCGACGCCCGCGGTCTCGACGCGCACATCCGTTACGGCTGCGAGGTGGAGCTCGCCGAGTTCGACGCCGAGGACTGCCGCTGGTCCGTCCGAGTTCGCGACACGACCGGATCCGTCGAGGTACTGCGACCGAACGTCGTCCTCAGCTGCGTGGGTGCCTTCAACCCCCCGGTGATTCCCCAGGTGCCGGGTCTCGACTCGTTCGAGGGTCCGCTGTTCCACACGGCCGACTGGCCGGACGACCTGGACATCAACGATAAGTCGGTGATCGTCGTCGGCAGCGGCGCGAGTGCGATGCAGGTCGTGCCGGCCATCGCGGAGTCCGTGGCGAAGCTGACGATCATTCAGCGATCGCCGCAGTGGGTGCAGCCGTTCGAGAAGCTGCACAAGCCGGTGCCGGATGCCCTCCGTGTGCTGTTCCAGGCGGTCCCCGTTTACCGGGCCTGGTACCGACTGCGACTGAGCTGGATCTTCCACGACAAGCTCTACCAGGCCCTGCAGCGCGAACCGGGCTGGTCGGACGAGCGGACCATCAACGCCGTCAACGAGATGCACCGGGCGTACTTCACCGACTACATCCGCAGCGAGATCGGCGACCGGCCGGATCTTCTCGAGAAGGTGGTCCCCAGCTACCCGCCGTTCGGCAAGCGGATGCTTCAGGACAACGGCTGGTTCAAGACTCTGACCCGGGACAACGTCGAGCTCGTCACTGCCGGCGTGGCCGAGGTTCGGCCCGACGGCGTCGTGACCGCGGACGGCGTCCACCACGCCGGCGACGTCGTGGTGTTCGCGACCGGGTTCGACGTGGTGCGCTTCGTGTCGACGTTCCGCGTCCTCGGCCGGGACGGCCGGGACCTGCGCCAGGAGTGGGACGACGACGACTGCCGCGCCTACCTCGGCCTCACGATCCACGGCTTCCCGAACTTCTTCACGGTGTACGGGCCGAACACCCAAACCGGCCACGGTGGCAGTTTCATCTACACGGCGGAAGCTCAGCTGAACTACATCGCCAGTCTGATCACCGCGATGGTGGAACAGAACCTGGCTGCTGTGGAAGTCCGACAGGACGTGTACCGGGAGTACGCCGAGACGGTCGACAGGATGCACGAAGGCATGGTCTGGACGCATCCCGCGATGACGACCTACTACCGGAACTCGCGCGGCCGGGTGGTCGCGATCAGCCCATTCCGCAACGTCGACTTCTGGCGGATGACTCGGGCGGCTGATCTCTCGGAGTACATCGTGGTTCCCCAAGCGGACTCGGCAGCCGCGAACACCTTGGGTCTTTCGTCGACGGCATCGCATCAATGAGGAGTTGAGGACATGGCCTCGGTGGACAAGGCACAGGAAGCCGCCGCGCCGGCGGACTACGCGTCGCCCGGCGTTGCGGCCTGCCCGTACGACTTCTACGACCGCGCGCGGGTCGAGACGCCCGCCTACCCCGTCCCCGCCATGGGCGGGTTCATGGTGACGCGGTACGACACGGTGTGCGCCGTCGCAAAGGACACTGCGACATTCAGCAGTTTGCGTCCGACGATGGGGGCCGGCGACCCCGAGTTCGACGCCATCCGCGCCAACGGCTACCCCGCCGTGGCTGCACTCGTGACGTGTGACCCGCCGGAGCACATGCGTTACCGGAAGCTGGTCAACAAGCCTTTCACACCGAAGTCGACCCTGGCGCATGAGCACCTGATCCGGAAGACGGTCGCCGACCTCATCGACCGGTTCGAGGCCGACGGGCACGTCGAGATCATGAGCCAGTTCGCACTGCCGTTCCCGACCACGATCATCGGCGCGATCCTGGGGGTTCCCGAGGACGGCCTGCAGAACTTCGGCCGCTGGGCCGACATCATCGCGGAGATGGCATCCGGGGCACTGCCTCGCGAGCGCGGCCTCGAGTGCGCCCGCGGGATGGTTGAGATGCAGCTCTACTTCGCCGACCTGATCGAGCAGCGGCGGGCCGAACCGGGCGACGACCTCCTCAGCGCGATGATCACGGCGAGGGCCGACGAGGAACGGCCGCTCGACCTGCCGGAGATCCTCGAACTGATCCGAATCTTCGTGGCCGGTGGGACCGAGAGCACGGCGAGTCTGCTCGGGTCGGCGATGTACCTGCTGCTGACGCACCCCGAGCAGTTCGAGGCCGTGCTCGCCGACTTCAGCCTGATTCCCGCGATGCTGGAGGAGGTCCTGCGCCTGGAGTCGCCGGTGCAGTGGAACCCGCGGATGGTCTACACCGAGGGCGCGCAGATCGGCGACGTCCCGATTCCGGCCAACTCGCGCGTGATGCTCGGCTGGGGTGCGGCGAATCGCGACCCCGAGATCTACGGTCCGGACGCCGACCGCTTCGACATCTTCCGGAAGGGCCCGAGCCACACGGCATTCGGGCACGCCAACCACATGTGCCTCGGTGCACCGTTGGCCCGGCTCGAAGCCCGGATCGCCTGTGAGCAACTCTTCTCGCGGCTGGAGGACATCCAGCTGGCCGTGGCTGCGGAAGACGTCCAGTTCGTGGCTCACGGCGTCGTCCGGCGGGTGACGGGGCTGCCGCTGACCTTCCGCCCGGCGCGTAAGGATTGACCAGATGACCTTCGTCATCACTGCGCGTTGCTGCAACGACGCGTCCTGCGTTCCGGTCTGTCCGGTGAACTGCATCCACCCCGCGCCGGGGGAGCCTGGGTACCTCACCACGGAGATGCTTTTCATCGACCCGGAGTCGTGCATCGAGTGCTCGGCCTGTGTCCAGGTGTGTCCGGTGGACGCCATCAAGGCCGAGGAGGACCTGGAAGGCGCTGAGACGCAGTATCTCGACATCAATGCCGCGTTCTACGCCCGCAATCCCCTGGAAAGCTTCGGCGACCCGCCGGTCCCCGCGCGCTCCGACGTCGACGTCCGGGGTCTGCGGGTCGCGGTGGTCGGGTCCGGGCCGGCCGGAAGTTACGCGGCGGCCGCCCTGCTCGATCGGCCCGGCGTCGAGGTCGACCTCTACGAACGTCTGCTCACGCCGTACGGCCTGGTCCGGTTCGGGATCGCGCCGGACCACCAGCAGACCAAGAAGGTCGTGCAGGCGTACCCGTACAACGCCATGCGAGGGCTGCGCCTGCGACTGGGGGTCGAGGTCGGGACGCAGATCACCCACGAAGAACTGTCGCGGTACTACCACGGCGTGATCTACGCCGTCGGAGCCGACTCGGACCGCCGACTGAGCATCCCCGGCGAGGACCTCGCGGGTTCGTACTCGGCGACCGACTTCGTCGGCTGGTACAACGGCCACCCTGCGCGGGCGGATCTTGCGGTCGATCTCAGCGAATGTCGGCGTGTGGTCATTGTCGGCAACGGCAACGTCGCGCTCGACCTCGCCCGCGTGCTGGCCGGCGATGTCGATCGCCTTGCTGCCACCGACATCGCGGATCACGCGTTGCAGGTGCTGCGGGACAGTGCGGTGGAAGAGGTTGTCGTCCTGGGGCGGCGCGGTGCTGCTCAGGCGGCCTTCACCACCCCGGAACTGCTGGATCTGCTGGAGTTACCCGGCGTCGAGGTGGTCGTCGACCCGCAGGATCTGGAGCTCGACGAACACACGGCTGCCCAGGAGGCGTCCGGGACGCTGGATCTGACGGTGGCTCGGAAATTGGCCGTGCTTCGGGAGATCGCGGATCGGCCGGCCGGCGAGGCGTCGACCGGCTACCGGCGGATTGTCCTTCGCTTCCTGGCCTCGCCCACAGAGGTGCTCGGGGGTGACGGCGTCGACAAGGTCGAGATCGTGCGCAACCGCCTGACGGTCGACCCCGACGGGTCCGTCACGGCCGTGCCGAGCGGAGAGACCGAGGTCCTCGAAGCGCAGTTGGTGCTGCGATCTGTGGGGTACCGAGGGCAGCCGATCCCTGGTCTTCCGTTCGACGAGCGGCGGGGAACCGTCCCGCACGAGCACGGGCGGGTTCGGGCGGAGTCCGGGGGAGACGCCGGTACGTACGTCACCGGGTGGATCAAACGCGGACCGACCGGCGTGGTCGGGACCAACAAGCACTGCGCGTCGGAGACCGTTGCCGCGCTTCTGGAGGACTGGGCCGCGGGTGCGTTGACGCCTCCGTCCGGAAGTCTGGACGAGCTCGACGCTCTGCTCGCCGAACGCGGGGTCGTCCCGCTCGGACTTCCGGAGTGGTCGAGGATCGACGCGGCCGAACGGAACGCGGGGGCCTCCGCGGGGCGCCCGCGCGTGAAGCTCGTGACCACCGTTGACCTAGTTGCTGCCGCTTCCGCCGATTGACCGTGTGACCGTGGGACGTCTGACCGACCGTAGGAGAACGATGGACCTCGAGACGCCGCTGCCCGTTCTCATCGCCGATCTTGCCGAGAAGGAGCCCGGGCGAACCTTCATCGAGGAGATCGACGGCCCGACCCACACGTACGGGGACTTCCATGACTCGGTTCGTCGGTGGGCGGACGGCTTCGCCGCGGTCGGCGTTCAGGCCGAGGCGGTCGTCGCCACCATGTTGCCCAACAACATCACCTCGTACCGCTGCTGGCTCGGGCTGAGCTGGCTGCGCGCCATCGAGGTGCCGATCAACCCGCAGTTTCTCGGCCAGACCCTGGCGTACCCGCTGAATCACTCTCGGGCCGAGGTGCTGGTCATCGCCGAGCGTTTCGTCGAACGCCTGGACCTGCTGCGGGACAGCCTTCCGCACCTGCGTACCGTCGTGGTGCCGGACGCCACGGGCGCACTCCCGGACCTGCCGTGGCGAGTTCTCTCCGGGGAGGAATTCCTGGCGAACGGGATCCAGGCGAGCTACTCGACGCCGAGGTACCACGACACCCACGCGGTCATCTACACCTCCGGGACGACCGGGCCCTCGAAGGGTGTGCTCCAGCCGTGGGTCAACCTGCACGGGATGGCGTGGGGCATGTTCCCCGACGACAACCCGGCGAACTACGACAACGGTGCGATCTTCACCTGCTGGCCGACCTTCCACAGCAGCGGCAAGTTCGGCATGGTCGCAGCGCCGATGTTCGACCTCCGTATGGTTTTCCGCGAGGGCTTCAGCCTCAGTGCGTTCTGGTCGGACATCCGCAAGTACGGCTGCACACATGCGCCGCTCCTCGTGGTCTCCGGCCTGCTGATGAACGAGCCGGAGAGGGCGGACGACGCTGACAACCCGTTGGTTCGCGTCGGCATGTACCCGCTGATCCCGGCCTTCCGCGACTTCGAGCGTCGATTCGGGGTCCGCGTCAGCGCGGGCTTCGGCAACACCGAGGTCGGGTGGGCGGCGACGACGTCCGCGCCGGCGGACCACAAGGTCAACGGCCGGCCGGCGCCGGGCTACCACATTCGGATCGCGGACGAGTTCGGCGAAGCGCTCCCGACGGGCACCGTCGGCGAGATCCTCGTCCGCCACGACAAGCCCTGGCGTCTGAACAAGGGGTATCTCGGGATGCCCGAGGCGACGGCAGACGCCTGGCGGGACGGCTGGTTCCACACCGGGGACGCGGGCCGCTTCGACGAGGAGGGCAACCTCTACTTCGTCGACCGGCTCAAGGACAGCCTGCGCCGCCGCGGGCACAACATCTCGAGTTTCGAGGTTGAGGCCGAGGCCCTCGCGCATCCCGACGTCGTCGAGGCCGCGTGCGTGGGTGTCCCGTCCGAGCTCGCGCACGAGAACGACGCGGTCAAGGATGACGACGTGAAGGTCTTCGTCGTCCTGGCCGAGGGCTCGACGCTGACGGGGGAGCAGTTGGTGGAGTTCCTGCTGCCGCGGGCGCCGAAGTTCATGGTCCCGCGCTACGTGGAGATCGTCCCCGCGCTTCCGAAGACGCCCACGGGCAAGGTGAAGAAGGTCGACCTCCGTAACCAGGTGGCCGGACCGACGTGCTACGACCGGGGACCGGACCGACGTCGGTAAGACGCTCGGTCCGGTCGACGGTAGCTACCGGCGGCTCTTGCTGGTCTTGCTGGTGGCACGCGGCGCCTTCGTCTCCTCTGGCGCATAGTCGGGGGAGACGAAGGCAGGGACGACGAACTGTCGGACCAGCTCGCGCATGGCCTTGGGGTTCGGGATCTCCTCGCGGTCCAGGATGCTCATGAGCATCAGCCCGACGCTGCCCAACCACACGTGGATGTCGTGCCGGCTCAGGCTGGACCGCAGTTCGCCGCGCTTCTCGGCGGCGTCGAGGAACGGGTCCCAGAACTCGGCTGTCAGCGTCGCGAACGCGTCAGTGTCGGCGACCCGGCGACCGAAGTCGCTGTCGTCCATCGACGCGAGGTAGCGGGTGAATTCGTCCCGGTGGCCGTGCTCGGCGATGTAGACGAGGCCCTCCACGAGCCCTTCTTCGACGGTGGGGAACTGGTCGATGAACTTGCGAGCGCGCTCGGTCAGTGCGCGTGAACGTTCGTCAAGAAGGGCGAGGAGCAGGTCCTCGCGGTCCGCGAAATAGCGGTACACGCTCGGGCGTGAGATGCCCGCTTCGCGCGCGATGTCATCCATCGTCGTCTTGCGGATGCCGTGGCGCTGGATGCAACGTTCGGCGGCGCGCAGCACCGTCCCCCGCACGTCGCCATTGCTGGTTCGGGAGCTGCTGCGTCGGGACAAGGAGCCTCCTGAAGGTCGATCACATGATACAGCGTGACAAAGGTTGTCACAGCGCTTGACGGCCTCCCGTGTGCGACGGATACTGCTGACTAAGTAACAAGAATCGTCAGTCTGTCGCATCGAAGGTGGGCCTGGTGGCAACGCGGTTTCCCATGATCGACCCCTGGGTAAACCCGAACTTCGCGGTGACGGAGGTCGACCCGGCGGTGGCTGGTCTTTTCCGCGGGTTGGCGGAGCGCCGACGTCGCGGAACCACGTTGCCGCAGTTGGTCGACGAGATGGATGAGGCCAACGTCCGGCGGGCGATCCTCTGCGCGGGCTACCGCGGCGCCGACAACCTGCCCTGGGTCGCCGAGGCGATTCAGATGCACCCCGATCGATTTGCCGGCTCCTTGGTCGTGGACCCGCGGACCGGCATGGCGGCGGTGCGAGCGATCGAGCACGTCGTTCGCGACCTCGGTTTCGTCCTGATCCGTGTGCTCGCGCTGGAGACCCAGCTCCCGTACGACCACGCGTCCTACTTCCCCGTCTACGCGAAATGCGCCGAGTTGGGCGTGCCCATCACCGTGAACGTCGGCATCCCCGGGCCGCGGGTTCCGGGCCGGGTGCAGGACCCCATCTCCCTCGACGAGGTCTGCTGCTTCTTCCCCGAGCTCACGGTGGTCATGTCGCACGGCGGGGACCCGTGGGCGGACGTCTGCGTCAAGCTCATGACCAAGTGGGAGAACCTCCACTACATGACGTCGGCGTACTCGCCGCGGCGCATCCCGACGCCGGCCGTGGACTACCTCAGGGGCCGGGGCCGCAAGCGGGTCATGTGGGCCAGCGACTACCCCATCCTCGAATTCTCGCGGTGTCGGGAGCAGATCGCCGCGATGGACCTCGACGAGCAGACACGGTTCGACTTCGCCTACGGCAACGCGGCGCGCATGTTCTTCCCGGACATCGCGGACGTTGCGGACGTTGCGGTCGAGGGGCCTGGGGCTACGGCAGGGGCGGCCCGATGACGCGCGCCATGCCGGCCGCCCGCGCGATGGCGTCGAGACCATCGCTGGAGGATCTCGCCGTCCTCGGCGTACGTCCGGCGATCAC from Sporichthya brevicatena includes:
- a CDS encoding AMP-binding protein, with protein sequence MDLETPLPVLIADLAEKEPGRTFIEEIDGPTHTYGDFHDSVRRWADGFAAVGVQAEAVVATMLPNNITSYRCWLGLSWLRAIEVPINPQFLGQTLAYPLNHSRAEVLVIAERFVERLDLLRDSLPHLRTVVVPDATGALPDLPWRVLSGEEFLANGIQASYSTPRYHDTHAVIYTSGTTGPSKGVLQPWVNLHGMAWGMFPDDNPANYDNGAIFTCWPTFHSSGKFGMVAAPMFDLRMVFREGFSLSAFWSDIRKYGCTHAPLLVVSGLLMNEPERADDADNPLVRVGMYPLIPAFRDFERRFGVRVSAGFGNTEVGWAATTSAPADHKVNGRPAPGYHIRIADEFGEALPTGTVGEILVRHDKPWRLNKGYLGMPEATADAWRDGWFHTGDAGRFDEEGNLYFVDRLKDSLRRRGHNISSFEVEAEALAHPDVVEAACVGVPSELAHENDAVKDDDVKVFVVLAEGSTLTGEQLVEFLLPRAPKFMVPRYVEIVPALPKTPTGKVKKVDLRNQVAGPTCYDRGPDRRR
- a CDS encoding helix-turn-helix domain-containing protein, whose translation is MSRRSSSRTSNGDVRGTVLRAAERCIQRHGIRKTTMDDIAREAGISRPSVYRYFADREDLLLALLDERSRALTERARKFIDQFPTVEEGLVEGLVYIAEHGHRDEFTRYLASMDDSDFGRRVADTDAFATLTAEFWDPFLDAAEKRGELRSSLSRHDIHVWLGSVGLMLMSILDREEIPNPKAMRELVRQFVVPAFVSPDYAPEETKAPRATSKTSKSRR
- a CDS encoding amidohydrolase family protein; this translates as MATRFPMIDPWVNPNFAVTEVDPAVAGLFRGLAERRRRGTTLPQLVDEMDEANVRRAILCAGYRGADNLPWVAEAIQMHPDRFAGSLVVDPRTGMAAVRAIEHVVRDLGFVLIRVLALETQLPYDHASYFPVYAKCAELGVPITVNVGIPGPRVPGRVQDPISLDEVCCFFPELTVVMSHGGDPWADVCVKLMTKWENLHYMTSAYSPRRIPTPAVDYLRGRGRKRVMWASDYPILEFSRCREQIAAMDLDEQTRFDFAYGNAARMFFPDIADVADVAVEGPGATAGAAR